From Chryseobacterium gallinarum, one genomic window encodes:
- a CDS encoding type II 3-dehydroquinate dehydratase — translation MKVLILNGPNLNLLGSREPEIYGNISMENYLVTLKSEFHTHEILYYQSNIEGELINRLQEDDFDAVVINPGAFTHYSYAIADCLKNIRKPKVEVHISNIYKREEFRQKSVTAANTDAVLSGFGMDGYRLAILSLK, via the coding sequence ATGAAAGTTTTGATTTTAAACGGGCCTAACCTGAATCTTTTAGGCAGCCGCGAACCGGAAATCTATGGGAATATTTCCATGGAAAATTATTTAGTTACCCTGAAATCCGAGTTTCACACTCACGAAATACTTTATTACCAGTCTAATATAGAAGGAGAACTCATCAACAGGCTTCAGGAAGATGATTTTGATGCCGTTGTTATTAATCCGGGAGCTTTTACCCATTACTCCTATGCCATAGCTGACTGTTTAAAAAATATCCGGAAGCCTAAAGTGGAGGTCCATATCAGCAATATTTATAAAAGAGAAGAATTCAGGCAGAAATCGGTGACGGCAGCGAACACAGATGCTGTTTTATCCGGATTCGGGATGGATGGCTACCGATTAGCTATCCTCAGTTTAAAATAA
- a CDS encoding helix-turn-helix domain-containing protein translates to MAALNIKNEQIERLKLALMDRYVILMMFILGIFTVIYSFIIQDKMISSYLICGIILLGSWYLFARRKCSQNRIVHTYLIFAPIYSLYVMIVFWDNSVSGFCWLLPIPLGAYIFFSKKTVFYYTLYTLIIIIIASLVANNFSVFNLGFIFPKHSQKEVMFTDTLLFVSNILIIALLLYYKDKIRKQEFLQSLANIRNDYKKVTEKESKTQPDVADVENFEKIFERIETAMKQDLLFKDIKLNLSRLSVAIDVNSTYISKTIRYKGYANFNAYLNTYRVDYVKKLFTETDFQKATLMYVYTEAGFSNQSTFNRVFKQIEGVTPSEYIQQNLATDHEQNG, encoded by the coding sequence ATGGCTGCATTAAATATCAAAAATGAGCAGATAGAAAGATTAAAGCTTGCATTGATGGACAGATATGTAATTCTTATGATGTTTATTCTGGGAATTTTTACGGTCATTTATTCCTTCATCATCCAGGATAAAATGATCTCTTCCTACTTAATTTGTGGTATAATTCTGTTAGGAAGCTGGTATCTGTTTGCAAGAAGAAAATGTTCCCAAAACCGGATTGTACATACTTATCTGATATTTGCCCCTATTTATAGCTTATATGTAATGATTGTTTTCTGGGATAATTCAGTATCAGGATTTTGCTGGTTATTGCCCATCCCGTTGGGAGCCTATATATTTTTTTCAAAAAAGACAGTCTTTTATTATACTCTGTATACTCTGATAATCATCATTATTGCAAGTCTTGTTGCTAATAACTTTTCTGTATTCAATCTTGGTTTTATATTTCCTAAACATTCTCAAAAAGAAGTGATGTTTACAGATACCCTTTTATTTGTTTCCAATATTCTGATCATAGCCTTGCTACTGTATTATAAGGATAAAATACGAAAGCAGGAATTTTTACAGTCGCTAGCCAATATCAGAAATGATTATAAAAAAGTAACAGAAAAAGAAAGCAAAACACAACCTGATGTTGCAGATGTAGAAAATTTCGAAAAAATATTTGAAAGAATAGAAACAGCAATGAAGCAAGATCTGCTTTTTAAGGATATTAAGCTTAATCTTTCCAGATTGAGCGTAGCCATTGATGTTAATAGCACTTATATTTCAAAAACCATCCGCTATAAAGGATATGCTAATTTTAATGCCTATCTGAATACATATAGGGTAGACTATGTCAAAAAGCTTTTCACTGAAACTGATTTTCAAAAGGCAACCCTGATGTATGTCTATACAGAAGCCGGTTTTTCCAACCAATCTACCTTTAACAGGGTGTTTAAACAAATAGAAGGGGTCACTCCTTCAGAATATATTCAACAAAACCTAGCAACAGACCATGAACAAAATGGATAG
- a CDS encoding helix-turn-helix domain-containing protein yields MDRYVILMAFILFVYVIIFTFFIYDKIMSWYLLAGAILLAAPYLITRKRYSPDFIVTVFLVCVPIYSFYIILAFWENSVASFSILLPIPLGAYIFFPKRQVLMYTLYVIVTIITVSIVANNFNFDFPKHSQAEVKFNDILLFISNISVVFLLIHYKDKIKRLEASEQHIIAGLPEKEKSNKTEIKSLTDSIDPASMEKLFERIESAMTEDMLFKDDKFNLSKLSATLDVNSSYISKSIRHKGYPNFKIFLNTYRINHIKKLFTETDFQKATLMYIYTEAGFSNQSTFNRVFKQIEGITPSEYIQQHLKTDPDYL; encoded by the coding sequence ATGGACAGATATGTGATCCTGATGGCTTTTATCCTATTTGTATATGTCATCATTTTTACATTCTTTATTTATGACAAAATAATGAGCTGGTATTTGCTCGCCGGGGCCATTCTTCTAGCTGCTCCATATCTGATTACCCGGAAAAGATATTCACCGGATTTCATTGTCACTGTGTTTTTAGTTTGTGTTCCTATTTATAGTTTCTACATTATACTTGCCTTTTGGGAAAACTCTGTTGCAAGTTTTTCTATATTATTGCCCATTCCACTGGGAGCTTATATATTTTTTCCAAAAAGACAGGTGCTCATGTATACCCTGTATGTGATAGTAACAATTATTACAGTCAGTATTGTCGCCAATAATTTTAACTTTGATTTTCCCAAACATTCGCAGGCTGAAGTTAAATTCAATGATATTCTTTTATTTATCTCAAATATCTCAGTTGTATTTTTACTTATCCATTATAAAGATAAAATAAAAAGGCTGGAAGCATCAGAGCAGCACATAATTGCCGGACTACCAGAAAAAGAAAAAAGTAACAAAACGGAAATTAAGTCTCTAACAGATTCTATTGATCCTGCCAGTATGGAAAAATTATTTGAAAGAATAGAATCTGCCATGACTGAAGATATGCTTTTCAAGGATGATAAATTCAACCTTTCAAAACTTAGCGCAACGTTGGATGTCAACAGCTCGTATATTTCCAAGTCAATCCGTCATAAAGGATACCCTAATTTTAAAATTTTCCTTAATACCTATAGAATCAACCATATAAAAAAGCTTTTCACTGAAACCGATTTTCAAAAAGCTACCCTGATGTATATTTATACGGAAGCCGGATTTTCAAATCAATCCACATTCAATAGGGTTTTTAAACAAATAGAAGGAATTACTCCTTCCGAATATATCCAGCAACATCTGAAAACAGATCCCGATTATCTATAA
- a CDS encoding transposase, which translates to MEFDFKNICIGKCIKSRADELDISMVRICNFLHTTEEEVHKMFTQENMDTELILKWCKLLEYDFFRIYTQHLIIFAPPCNDQYNKASCKQTSVLPQFRKNIYTKELISFILEMINTGQKTKLQIIEEYRIPKTTLYKWLSKHEHI; encoded by the coding sequence ATGGAATTTGATTTTAAAAATATATGTATCGGCAAATGCATTAAAAGCAGAGCTGATGAGCTAGACATTTCTATGGTCCGTATCTGTAACTTTCTTCATACCACGGAAGAAGAGGTACATAAAATGTTTACACAGGAAAACATGGATACTGAACTTATTCTTAAGTGGTGTAAGCTTTTAGAATATGACTTTTTCAGAATTTATACCCAACACCTGATTATTTTTGCTCCCCCATGTAATGACCAATATAATAAGGCGTCTTGCAAACAAACCTCTGTTCTTCCGCAATTCAGAAAAAACATCTACACAAAAGAACTGATCAGCTTTATTTTAGAAATGATAAATACCGGTCAGAAAACAAAACTTCAGATTATAGAGGAGTACAGAATTCCCAAGACGACCCTTTATAAATGGCTTAGTAAGCATGAACACATATAA